A window from Argopecten irradians isolate NY chromosome 3, Ai_NY, whole genome shotgun sequence encodes these proteins:
- the LOC138318640 gene encoding uncharacterized protein isoform X2 yields MVSFLRIQFPLVKMENTLEEDNARFHRRQAVRRKGFVFQRVQTLSKIVEGKRSSSLGALNLSASRGRLKKVQHTGSSLDLAPSLLSLYDSIALANKTSQDVGDQSNDQDTSSSTNQNSSSDSHSSNQDDVSRIPPLIKLDSGDTTCEGNSCHGDGAGHNDDPNDSKKRPLSISSVSSSSSSSLPRHIRKRPNLCECDPVTLGRGDMEKLDQLMYIDDDVPSGTGDDDMSVDTDSESFKKYDQSAASVHSSASILSSTSTQSSTSGVSSASTMSNTSQSSENNDKENRRNSCGAKEKGTTLCNINQGEKCRSNTFNDNSNASSPLQESQSTSKNISVTPPTISVTSEASDSPASGISPGVTPRSSHSFSRRDSTSPSKYVTYVQRVVAEIVETERIYVKYLKEIIDGYLEFLKNATKKRVSKKERDCLFGNIIEIYEFSRVFLGELEQCDDNPLKVADCFVRHNEGFAIYAQYCTNYPSAVEVLTRVMMDPDLCEMLKKQQQRLGHNLPLGSYLLKPVQRVLKYHLLLHNILKNYDKKDPGHKVLSTALDHMTGMAQHINEMKRKHEHAVRVQEIQSQLEEYEGEDLTRIGELVLEGSFRIYGAKTSRHVFLFEKGILIAKRKEDSMLSSKGVILCSNLMLVESLPKEPLSFQIIPFDNPRGQHTLQARNLDQKHKWCQEIKRLIIESYKDKIPEKAKGLVMQLGKSKQEESVSPADLGAKKIHHHNAPEYLERRQRMRRKSGTIISELLKPHNRKDNRRAESVSPRVSPNFPRKHSLLTASEMSLTPKIKGRKEAEYGSAVEINSPMSRDRAASDISALKSDGDLSLMEDDDSEGNALGRTRSFKSAVRGRPLLSASIDSGEETADTENKKPNGDAVTRRSRSFRIATRMKPLRSVDFSEECLSVSGPNTPVKDNAMDNFGPTTKDPGSHISITSRPCLNSYRLDTYSSMPVLNENGVNGRVTPNSSNTSLDNKRSSIHSSDIERPSTPRSSVERSSVCSTDSFSALLPQPKRVIDIKQYFTVNRDQNSPPKEPLSNLRRDGKSVSAFNDTFTRKVMQDSSRTSSPSGQKSVFLTRPLPLSSSLTSDQRMCSSSCSNVESVGNRSSSFRNENPWVQSNIDVRQVNDKPMRQRAHSTDGELDSLDWMVYANRNSLPVTGFSTDDIPKLCKGNSSRERLDKSSSEDVFSDFSKNNNCYNGHHYQSTCHCDLVTTNGSSSVSDLHSGIGGSSRQIGKYSHLQNFSPYDRDGDDYSTLGKLPQIRKHRPLKRSNSTPSARVGVPTSDNLKGARSSSFDMDQVIFDHEKIVAEMEEYLQKSDSTLSLESQKFPTNIIQIPPENETTNQLSHRDSCASNVSSSSYESQESDEDSCNDSLVDTLKNKIHDFASKITHRRSGSYDNKLQGVCEQEDDTYSEKQDNRHSLLSVNSWFGSPKSRELDLTSVLQSGELGGAMIGQRMAESDMSRNPEHIFPESNISLTPSIENLQQVCSFNNDELQGSEELSSEMLKDSTSTLLNLQNLNIQQCDSAFSIGESCNTENSPRSTDENVKLRDHTESDSSGDSFYERQFSMAFDDGDAFRDSAVYCEMDVDPVDHNDKLSPVSSIPSISLVSKPKADLPIKAYVQRLEEKIQPKSEVTVLPESTKHYPISNSIVNKIGAGIGKPPKEPGAVVKQRMESLQQDVIYRNSRPSSEERELRAHTKSASCERESSPLASRFRYKRASTPCRGEDGYFLRESSDPAQVFRSRSSTPGSGALKPSRSLGRLDQLTSDADNLVVMKGWVQQLIDKFQSTNS; encoded by the exons GCTCGTCCCTGGACTTAGCACCCTCCCTTCTATCGCTGTATGATAGTATCGCTTTAGCCAATAAAACGTCACAAGATGTGGGAGACCAATCAAATGACCAAGACACATCTTCttcgaccaatcaaaatagTTCATCAGACAGCCATTCCTCCAATCAGGACGATGTATCTCGAATTCCACCATTGATTAAACTTGATTCTGGGGATACAACATGTGAGGGTAATAGTTGCCATGGTGATGGTGCTGGACATAATGATGATCCCAACGACAGCAAGAAACGTCCTCTCAGTATTAGTTCAGTATCTTCTTCATCGTCGTCCTCACTACCCCGTCACATTCGAAAACGACCAAATTTGTGTGAGTGTGATCCTGTGACTTTAGGACGCGGCGACATGGAAAAGCTAGACCAGTTAATGTATATAGACGATGATGTACCGAGTGGAACTGGTGATGATGACATGTCTGTGGACACAGACAgtgaaagttttaaaaaatacgACCAATCAGCGGCCAGTGTCCACTCCTCGGCAAGCATACTGTCGTCTACTAGTACGCAGTCGTCTACGAGTGGGGTGTCGTCTGCAAGTACTATGTCAAATACTAGTCAATCTTCAGAAAACAATGATAAGGAAAATCGTAGAAACAGTTGCGGGGCCAAGGAGAAAGGAACCACTTTGTGCAATATAAATCAAGGGGAAAAGTGCCGTAGCAACACATTTAATGATAACAGCAATGCTTCAAGTCCACTTCAGGAATCACAGAGTACATCAAAAAACATCAGTGTAACACCACCTACAATATCTGTGACTTCAGAAGCGAGTGATTCCCCTGCGTCGGGGATTAGCCCAGGGGTCACTCCGCGGTCCTCTCACTCGTTTAGTCGCAGAGACAGTACAAGTCCTTCTAAATATGTGACCTACGTGCAGAGGGTGGTGGCAGAGATCGTTGAAACAGAACGAATTTATGTTAAATACCTCAAGGAAATCATtgat GGATATTTAGAATTTTTGAAGAATGCGACCAAGAAAAGGGTATCTAAGAAGGAGCGAGACTGTTTGTTTGGAAATATAATAGAGATTTACGAGTTTAGCAG AGTGTTCCTGGGAGAACTAGAACAATGTGATGATAACCCACTGAAGGTCGccgactgttttgttagacacaATGAAGGATTTGCAATCTACGCACAATACTGCACCAACTATCCAAG TGCTGTGGAGGTGTTAACTAGAGTCATGATGGACCCTGATCTCTGTGAGATGCTGAAGAAACAACAACAACGACTTGGCCACAACCTTCCCCTGGGTTCCTACCTCCTCAAGCCTGTCCAAAGAGTGCTAAAATATCACCTCCTGCTCCAT AACATCCTGAAGAACTATGACAAGAAGGACCCTGGCCATAAGGTGTTGTCTACAGCTCTCGATCACATGACGGGCATGGCGCAGCACATTAACGAGATGAAACGCAAACACGAACACGCTGTTAGAGTTCAGGAGATTCAGTCACAGTTAGAGGAATACGAGGGAGAAGACTTGACGAGAATCGGAGAACTTGTCCTTGAG GGAAGTTTTCGTATCTATGGAGCTAAGACGTCCAGACATGTGTTCTTGTTTGAGAAGGGAATTCTAATTGCCAAGAGGAAGGAAGACTCCATGCTCAGTAGTAAAGGCGTTATATTG TGTTCAAATTTGATGCTGGTGGAGAGTTTGCCGAAGGAGCCATTAAGTTTCCAGATAATTCCCTTTGACAATCCACGAGGCCAACATACACTTCAG GCGAGAAATCTGGACCAGAAACACAAATGGTGTCAGGAAATCAAACGACTCATCATCGAAAGTTACAAGGACAAAATCCCAGAGAAAGCCAAAGGTCTGGTGATGCAGCTCGGCAAGAGTAAACAGGAAG AGTCGGTATCACCTGCAGACCTTGGTGCCAAGAAGATCCACCACCACAATGCTCCGGAGTACTTAGAGAGGCGACAGAGGATGAGGCGAAAATCAGGCACCATTATCTCTGAACTTCTGAAACCTCATAACAGGAAGGATAATAGAAGG GCGGAGTCTGTAAGTCCAAGGGTG TCACCAAACTTTCCGAGGAAGCACTCACTCCTTACTGCTTCAGAAATGAGTCTTACTCCAAAGATAAAG GGTCGTAAAGAGGCAGAATATGGTTCAGCAGTGGAGATAAATAGCCCTATGTCACGTGACAGAGCAGCCAGTGACATTTCAGCATTGAAAAGCGACGGCGACCTTAGTCTCATGGAAGATGATGACTCTGAGGGAAATGCCCTAGGTCGAACTCGCAGCTTTAAATCAGCTGTGAGAGGTCGCCCATTACTGTCTGCTTCGATCGACTCCGGAGAAGAAACCGCTGATACAGAAAATAAGAAGCCAAATGGGGACGCCGTCACAAGGCGATCAAGAAGTTTTCGAATTGCAACTCGTATGAAACCTCTAAGATCTGTTGATTTTAGTGAAGAGTGCCTTTCTGTCTCTGGTCCGAACACTCCCGTGAAAGACAATGCTATGGATAACTTTGGACCAACAACAAAGGATCCGGGATCTCATATCAGTATTACCAGCAGGCCATGTTTGAATAGTTATCGGTTAGACACTTATTCAAGTATGCCAGTTCTTAATGAGAATGGGGTGAATGGACGTGTCACACCAAATTCTAGTAATACAAGTTTGGACAATAAAAGATCCAGTATACACAGTTCTGACATCGAGAGACCGTCCACGCCACGTTCAAGTGTGGAGAGATCTTCTGTCTGTAGTACAGATAGTTTTAGTGCTCTTTTACCTCAACCAAAGAGAGTGATCgatatcaaacaatattttacagTGAATCGTGATCAAAATTCTCCCCCTAAAGAACCTTTAAGCAATTTACGAAGAGATGGGAAATCAGTGTCTGCATTCAATGATACATTCACTAGAAAGGTTATGCAAGATTCATCTAGAACATCGTCTCCCTCTGGTCAAAAGTCCGTATTCCTTACTCGACCATTGCCTTTATCATCCTCTCTAACGTCTGACCAAAGAATGTGTTCATCCAGTTGTTCAAATGTTGAAAGTGTCGGGAATCGTAGTTCTTCATTCAGGAATGAGAACCCCTGGGTTCAGTCAAATATAGATGTGAGACAGGTTAACGATAAGCCAATGCGTCAGCGCGCCCATTCTACTGATGGGGAATTAGATAGTCTAGATTGGATGGTGTATGCAAATAGAAATTCGCTTCCGGTGACAGGATTTTCTACTGACGATATACCTAAGTTATGTAAAGGTAACTCGTCACGCGAAAGACTGGACAAAAGCAGTTCAGAGGATGTGTTCAGTGATTTCAGTAAGAATAATAACTGCTACAATGGTCACCACTACCAGTCCACCTGTCATTGTGATCTCGTCACCACCAACGGTTCTTCTTCAGTGTCGGATCTTCATTCAGGCATCGGAGGTTCAAGCAGGCAGATCGGGAAATACAGCCATCTTCAGAATTTCTCGCCATATGATCGGGATGGAGATGATTACAGCACGCTGGGTAAACTCCCGCAAATTCGTAAGCATCGACCCTTGAAAAGGTCAAACTCAACGCCTAGTGCTAGAGTTGGCGTGCCAACCAGTGACAATTTGAAAGGGGCTAGGTCCTCCTCTTTCGATATGGATCAAGTTATATTTGATCATGAAAAAATTGTGGCAGAAATGGAAGAATATTTGCAAAAATCGGATTCAACTTTATCTCTCGAGTCGCAAAAGTTCCCAacaaatattattcaaataCCACCAGAAAATGAAACAACCAATCAGCTTTCTCATCGAGATTCCTGTGCATCTAACGTGTCATCCTCTTCTTATGAAAGTCAGGAAAGCGATGAAGACTCCTGTAACGATAGTCTCGTAGACACgctgaaaaacaaaattcatgATTTTGCAAGTAAAATTACGCACAGACGATCAGGCTCATATGACAATAAACTTCAAGGTGTGTGTGAGCAGGAGGATGATACGTATTCAGAGAAACAAGACAATAGACACAGTCTTCTGTCTGTCAACTCGTGGTTCGGGTCGCCAAAGTCACGTGAGTTAGATCTCACGTCGGTATTACAGTCAGGGGAACTCGGTGGTGCTATGATAGGCCAACGTATGGCCGAGTCGGACATGTCTAGAAATCCAGAACACATATTTCCtgaatcaaatatttcattaacgCCTAGTATAGAAAACTTGCAGCAGGTCTGCAGTTTCAACAACGACGAGTTACAAGGGAGTGAAGAATTGTCTTCGGAAATGTTAAAGGATTCTACTTCAACTCTATTAAACCTTCAAAACCTCAACATTCAGCAATGTGATTCTGCCTTTTCTATTGGCGAAAGCTGCAACACTGAAAACTCTCCTCGTAGCACTGATGAAAATGTGAAACTAAGAGATCACACTGAGTCTGACTCTTCTGGAGATAGTTTTTATGAGCGTCAGTTTTCAATGGCTTTTGACGACGGTGATGCGTTTCGAGATTCTGCCGTATACTGCGAGATGGATGTTGACCCTGTTGACCACAATGATAAACTTTCACCTGTCTCATCAATACCTTCTATCTCACTAGTGTCAAAACCAAAGGCTGACCTCCCGATCAAGGCCTATGTGCAAAGACTGGAGGAGAAAATCCAGCCAAAGTCTGAAGTGACTGTGCTTCCCGAGTCTACTAAACACTATCCCATAAGCAACTCGATAGTAAACAAGATTGGGGCAGGGATAGGGAAACCTCCCAAAGAGCCAGGAGCTGTTGTGAAACAAAGAATGGAAAGTCTTCAGCAGGATGTAATATATCGGAATTCCAGACCCTCCAGTGAAGAGCGAGAACTCCGTGCCCACACCAAGTCGGCCAGTTGTGAACGGGAGTCGTCTCCCTTAGCTAGCAGGTTTAGGTATAAACGTGCGTCAACTCCCTGTAGAGGAGAGGACGGTTACTTCCTCAGAGAAAGTTCTGATCCTGCTCAGGTGTTCAGGAGTCGGTCAAGCACGCCGGGAAGCGGTGCTCTGAAACCATCACGGTCCTTGGGTCGCCTTGACCAGCTGACTTCAGATGCCGACAATCTTGTCGTTATGAAGGGATGGGTCCAACAACTCATTGACAAATTTCAGTCAACAAATTCCTGA
- the LOC138318640 gene encoding uncharacterized protein isoform X1 codes for MKKGVRMCPDYKSRLEEYREDLWNLGRADLDCPSEDSGEGEEPQLRKHVRGEGGGGRGHSTPSDASDPTLVRLSMHWDEFFGSSLDLAPSLLSLYDSIALANKTSQDVGDQSNDQDTSSSTNQNSSSDSHSSNQDDVSRIPPLIKLDSGDTTCEGNSCHGDGAGHNDDPNDSKKRPLSISSVSSSSSSSLPRHIRKRPNLCECDPVTLGRGDMEKLDQLMYIDDDVPSGTGDDDMSVDTDSESFKKYDQSAASVHSSASILSSTSTQSSTSGVSSASTMSNTSQSSENNDKENRRNSCGAKEKGTTLCNINQGEKCRSNTFNDNSNASSPLQESQSTSKNISVTPPTISVTSEASDSPASGISPGVTPRSSHSFSRRDSTSPSKYVTYVQRVVAEIVETERIYVKYLKEIIDGYLEFLKNATKKRVSKKERDCLFGNIIEIYEFSRVFLGELEQCDDNPLKVADCFVRHNEGFAIYAQYCTNYPSAVEVLTRVMMDPDLCEMLKKQQQRLGHNLPLGSYLLKPVQRVLKYHLLLHNILKNYDKKDPGHKVLSTALDHMTGMAQHINEMKRKHEHAVRVQEIQSQLEEYEGEDLTRIGELVLEGSFRIYGAKTSRHVFLFEKGILIAKRKEDSMLSSKGVILCSNLMLVESLPKEPLSFQIIPFDNPRGQHTLQARNLDQKHKWCQEIKRLIIESYKDKIPEKAKGLVMQLGKSKQEESVSPADLGAKKIHHHNAPEYLERRQRMRRKSGTIISELLKPHNRKDNRRAESVSPRVSPNFPRKHSLLTASEMSLTPKIKGRKEAEYGSAVEINSPMSRDRAASDISALKSDGDLSLMEDDDSEGNALGRTRSFKSAVRGRPLLSASIDSGEETADTENKKPNGDAVTRRSRSFRIATRMKPLRSVDFSEECLSVSGPNTPVKDNAMDNFGPTTKDPGSHISITSRPCLNSYRLDTYSSMPVLNENGVNGRVTPNSSNTSLDNKRSSIHSSDIERPSTPRSSVERSSVCSTDSFSALLPQPKRVIDIKQYFTVNRDQNSPPKEPLSNLRRDGKSVSAFNDTFTRKVMQDSSRTSSPSGQKSVFLTRPLPLSSSLTSDQRMCSSSCSNVESVGNRSSSFRNENPWVQSNIDVRQVNDKPMRQRAHSTDGELDSLDWMVYANRNSLPVTGFSTDDIPKLCKGNSSRERLDKSSSEDVFSDFSKNNNCYNGHHYQSTCHCDLVTTNGSSSVSDLHSGIGGSSRQIGKYSHLQNFSPYDRDGDDYSTLGKLPQIRKHRPLKRSNSTPSARVGVPTSDNLKGARSSSFDMDQVIFDHEKIVAEMEEYLQKSDSTLSLESQKFPTNIIQIPPENETTNQLSHRDSCASNVSSSSYESQESDEDSCNDSLVDTLKNKIHDFASKITHRRSGSYDNKLQGVCEQEDDTYSEKQDNRHSLLSVNSWFGSPKSRELDLTSVLQSGELGGAMIGQRMAESDMSRNPEHIFPESNISLTPSIENLQQVCSFNNDELQGSEELSSEMLKDSTSTLLNLQNLNIQQCDSAFSIGESCNTENSPRSTDENVKLRDHTESDSSGDSFYERQFSMAFDDGDAFRDSAVYCEMDVDPVDHNDKLSPVSSIPSISLVSKPKADLPIKAYVQRLEEKIQPKSEVTVLPESTKHYPISNSIVNKIGAGIGKPPKEPGAVVKQRMESLQQDVIYRNSRPSSEERELRAHTKSASCERESSPLASRFRYKRASTPCRGEDGYFLRESSDPAQVFRSRSSTPGSGALKPSRSLGRLDQLTSDADNLVVMKGWVQQLIDKFQSTNS; via the exons GCTCGTCCCTGGACTTAGCACCCTCCCTTCTATCGCTGTATGATAGTATCGCTTTAGCCAATAAAACGTCACAAGATGTGGGAGACCAATCAAATGACCAAGACACATCTTCttcgaccaatcaaaatagTTCATCAGACAGCCATTCCTCCAATCAGGACGATGTATCTCGAATTCCACCATTGATTAAACTTGATTCTGGGGATACAACATGTGAGGGTAATAGTTGCCATGGTGATGGTGCTGGACATAATGATGATCCCAACGACAGCAAGAAACGTCCTCTCAGTATTAGTTCAGTATCTTCTTCATCGTCGTCCTCACTACCCCGTCACATTCGAAAACGACCAAATTTGTGTGAGTGTGATCCTGTGACTTTAGGACGCGGCGACATGGAAAAGCTAGACCAGTTAATGTATATAGACGATGATGTACCGAGTGGAACTGGTGATGATGACATGTCTGTGGACACAGACAgtgaaagttttaaaaaatacgACCAATCAGCGGCCAGTGTCCACTCCTCGGCAAGCATACTGTCGTCTACTAGTACGCAGTCGTCTACGAGTGGGGTGTCGTCTGCAAGTACTATGTCAAATACTAGTCAATCTTCAGAAAACAATGATAAGGAAAATCGTAGAAACAGTTGCGGGGCCAAGGAGAAAGGAACCACTTTGTGCAATATAAATCAAGGGGAAAAGTGCCGTAGCAACACATTTAATGATAACAGCAATGCTTCAAGTCCACTTCAGGAATCACAGAGTACATCAAAAAACATCAGTGTAACACCACCTACAATATCTGTGACTTCAGAAGCGAGTGATTCCCCTGCGTCGGGGATTAGCCCAGGGGTCACTCCGCGGTCCTCTCACTCGTTTAGTCGCAGAGACAGTACAAGTCCTTCTAAATATGTGACCTACGTGCAGAGGGTGGTGGCAGAGATCGTTGAAACAGAACGAATTTATGTTAAATACCTCAAGGAAATCATtgat GGATATTTAGAATTTTTGAAGAATGCGACCAAGAAAAGGGTATCTAAGAAGGAGCGAGACTGTTTGTTTGGAAATATAATAGAGATTTACGAGTTTAGCAG AGTGTTCCTGGGAGAACTAGAACAATGTGATGATAACCCACTGAAGGTCGccgactgttttgttagacacaATGAAGGATTTGCAATCTACGCACAATACTGCACCAACTATCCAAG TGCTGTGGAGGTGTTAACTAGAGTCATGATGGACCCTGATCTCTGTGAGATGCTGAAGAAACAACAACAACGACTTGGCCACAACCTTCCCCTGGGTTCCTACCTCCTCAAGCCTGTCCAAAGAGTGCTAAAATATCACCTCCTGCTCCAT AACATCCTGAAGAACTATGACAAGAAGGACCCTGGCCATAAGGTGTTGTCTACAGCTCTCGATCACATGACGGGCATGGCGCAGCACATTAACGAGATGAAACGCAAACACGAACACGCTGTTAGAGTTCAGGAGATTCAGTCACAGTTAGAGGAATACGAGGGAGAAGACTTGACGAGAATCGGAGAACTTGTCCTTGAG GGAAGTTTTCGTATCTATGGAGCTAAGACGTCCAGACATGTGTTCTTGTTTGAGAAGGGAATTCTAATTGCCAAGAGGAAGGAAGACTCCATGCTCAGTAGTAAAGGCGTTATATTG TGTTCAAATTTGATGCTGGTGGAGAGTTTGCCGAAGGAGCCATTAAGTTTCCAGATAATTCCCTTTGACAATCCACGAGGCCAACATACACTTCAG GCGAGAAATCTGGACCAGAAACACAAATGGTGTCAGGAAATCAAACGACTCATCATCGAAAGTTACAAGGACAAAATCCCAGAGAAAGCCAAAGGTCTGGTGATGCAGCTCGGCAAGAGTAAACAGGAAG AGTCGGTATCACCTGCAGACCTTGGTGCCAAGAAGATCCACCACCACAATGCTCCGGAGTACTTAGAGAGGCGACAGAGGATGAGGCGAAAATCAGGCACCATTATCTCTGAACTTCTGAAACCTCATAACAGGAAGGATAATAGAAGG GCGGAGTCTGTAAGTCCAAGGGTG TCACCAAACTTTCCGAGGAAGCACTCACTCCTTACTGCTTCAGAAATGAGTCTTACTCCAAAGATAAAG GGTCGTAAAGAGGCAGAATATGGTTCAGCAGTGGAGATAAATAGCCCTATGTCACGTGACAGAGCAGCCAGTGACATTTCAGCATTGAAAAGCGACGGCGACCTTAGTCTCATGGAAGATGATGACTCTGAGGGAAATGCCCTAGGTCGAACTCGCAGCTTTAAATCAGCTGTGAGAGGTCGCCCATTACTGTCTGCTTCGATCGACTCCGGAGAAGAAACCGCTGATACAGAAAATAAGAAGCCAAATGGGGACGCCGTCACAAGGCGATCAAGAAGTTTTCGAATTGCAACTCGTATGAAACCTCTAAGATCTGTTGATTTTAGTGAAGAGTGCCTTTCTGTCTCTGGTCCGAACACTCCCGTGAAAGACAATGCTATGGATAACTTTGGACCAACAACAAAGGATCCGGGATCTCATATCAGTATTACCAGCAGGCCATGTTTGAATAGTTATCGGTTAGACACTTATTCAAGTATGCCAGTTCTTAATGAGAATGGGGTGAATGGACGTGTCACACCAAATTCTAGTAATACAAGTTTGGACAATAAAAGATCCAGTATACACAGTTCTGACATCGAGAGACCGTCCACGCCACGTTCAAGTGTGGAGAGATCTTCTGTCTGTAGTACAGATAGTTTTAGTGCTCTTTTACCTCAACCAAAGAGAGTGATCgatatcaaacaatattttacagTGAATCGTGATCAAAATTCTCCCCCTAAAGAACCTTTAAGCAATTTACGAAGAGATGGGAAATCAGTGTCTGCATTCAATGATACATTCACTAGAAAGGTTATGCAAGATTCATCTAGAACATCGTCTCCCTCTGGTCAAAAGTCCGTATTCCTTACTCGACCATTGCCTTTATCATCCTCTCTAACGTCTGACCAAAGAATGTGTTCATCCAGTTGTTCAAATGTTGAAAGTGTCGGGAATCGTAGTTCTTCATTCAGGAATGAGAACCCCTGGGTTCAGTCAAATATAGATGTGAGACAGGTTAACGATAAGCCAATGCGTCAGCGCGCCCATTCTACTGATGGGGAATTAGATAGTCTAGATTGGATGGTGTATGCAAATAGAAATTCGCTTCCGGTGACAGGATTTTCTACTGACGATATACCTAAGTTATGTAAAGGTAACTCGTCACGCGAAAGACTGGACAAAAGCAGTTCAGAGGATGTGTTCAGTGATTTCAGTAAGAATAATAACTGCTACAATGGTCACCACTACCAGTCCACCTGTCATTGTGATCTCGTCACCACCAACGGTTCTTCTTCAGTGTCGGATCTTCATTCAGGCATCGGAGGTTCAAGCAGGCAGATCGGGAAATACAGCCATCTTCAGAATTTCTCGCCATATGATCGGGATGGAGATGATTACAGCACGCTGGGTAAACTCCCGCAAATTCGTAAGCATCGACCCTTGAAAAGGTCAAACTCAACGCCTAGTGCTAGAGTTGGCGTGCCAACCAGTGACAATTTGAAAGGGGCTAGGTCCTCCTCTTTCGATATGGATCAAGTTATATTTGATCATGAAAAAATTGTGGCAGAAATGGAAGAATATTTGCAAAAATCGGATTCAACTTTATCTCTCGAGTCGCAAAAGTTCCCAacaaatattattcaaataCCACCAGAAAATGAAACAACCAATCAGCTTTCTCATCGAGATTCCTGTGCATCTAACGTGTCATCCTCTTCTTATGAAAGTCAGGAAAGCGATGAAGACTCCTGTAACGATAGTCTCGTAGACACgctgaaaaacaaaattcatgATTTTGCAAGTAAAATTACGCACAGACGATCAGGCTCATATGACAATAAACTTCAAGGTGTGTGTGAGCAGGAGGATGATACGTATTCAGAGAAACAAGACAATAGACACAGTCTTCTGTCTGTCAACTCGTGGTTCGGGTCGCCAAAGTCACGTGAGTTAGATCTCACGTCGGTATTACAGTCAGGGGAACTCGGTGGTGCTATGATAGGCCAACGTATGGCCGAGTCGGACATGTCTAGAAATCCAGAACACATATTTCCtgaatcaaatatttcattaacgCCTAGTATAGAAAACTTGCAGCAGGTCTGCAGTTTCAACAACGACGAGTTACAAGGGAGTGAAGAATTGTCTTCGGAAATGTTAAAGGATTCTACTTCAACTCTATTAAACCTTCAAAACCTCAACATTCAGCAATGTGATTCTGCCTTTTCTATTGGCGAAAGCTGCAACACTGAAAACTCTCCTCGTAGCACTGATGAAAATGTGAAACTAAGAGATCACACTGAGTCTGACTCTTCTGGAGATAGTTTTTATGAGCGTCAGTTTTCAATGGCTTTTGACGACGGTGATGCGTTTCGAGATTCTGCCGTATACTGCGAGATGGATGTTGACCCTGTTGACCACAATGATAAACTTTCACCTGTCTCATCAATACCTTCTATCTCACTAGTGTCAAAACCAAAGGCTGACCTCCCGATCAAGGCCTATGTGCAAAGACTGGAGGAGAAAATCCAGCCAAAGTCTGAAGTGACTGTGCTTCCCGAGTCTACTAAACACTATCCCATAAGCAACTCGATAGTAAACAAGATTGGGGCAGGGATAGGGAAACCTCCCAAAGAGCCAGGAGCTGTTGTGAAACAAAGAATGGAAAGTCTTCAGCAGGATGTAATATATCGGAATTCCAGACCCTCCAGTGAAGAGCGAGAACTCCGTGCCCACACCAAGTCGGCCAGTTGTGAACGGGAGTCGTCTCCCTTAGCTAGCAGGTTTAGGTATAAACGTGCGTCAACTCCCTGTAGAGGAGAGGACGGTTACTTCCTCAGAGAAAGTTCTGATCCTGCTCAGGTGTTCAGGAGTCGGTCAAGCACGCCGGGAAGCGGTGCTCTGAAACCATCACGGTCCTTGGGTCGCCTTGACCAGCTGACTTCAGATGCCGACAATCTTGTCGTTATGAAGGGATGGGTCCAACAACTCATTGACAAATTTCAGTCAACAAATTCCTGA